Proteins encoded by one window of Martelella endophytica:
- a CDS encoding peroxiredoxin: MAIPAPGDKAPDFELSLLDGKTFTLADAAGKKLVLYFYPKDNTKGCTTEALDFTRLSGDFEKAGAIVVGISPDSLQSHAKFRDKHELSVLLAADEDHKAAEAFGVWQEKSMYGRKFMGIVRSTFLIGEDGTVIAVWPKVKVAGHAEAVLAALQ, translated from the coding sequence ATGGCAATTCCCGCCCCCGGCGACAAGGCTCCCGATTTCGAACTGTCGCTCCTTGACGGCAAGACATTCACGCTCGCCGACGCTGCCGGAAAGAAGCTGGTTCTCTATTTCTATCCGAAGGACAACACCAAGGGCTGCACCACCGAAGCGCTCGACTTTACAAGACTTTCGGGCGATTTCGAGAAGGCGGGTGCAATTGTTGTCGGCATTTCGCCCGACAGCCTGCAAAGCCATGCAAAGTTCCGCGACAAGCACGAACTCTCCGTGCTGCTCGCCGCCGACGAGGACCACAAGGCGGCCGAAGCTTTCGGTGTGTGGCAGGAAAAAAGCATGTACGGGCGCAAATTCATGGGCATTGTTCGCTCCACCTTCCTCATCGGCGAAGATGGCACAGTGATCGCCGTCTGGCCCAAGGTGAAGGTCGCGGGCCATGCGGAAGCTGTGCTGGCCGCTCTGCAATAA
- a CDS encoding flavin reductase family protein — translation MHDENSSPKTYRDAMARYAGHVQIVTTAAGGMMRGVTATACTSVSDAPPTVLACVNRHNPRNGLFAEAGNFAINTLGTRHRALADAFSGLGGLSTEQRFAEATWDLSGSGAPVLVGALASFDCRLIEAREVASHWILIGEVIGVRLGDADKPLIYFDRGYCSM, via the coding sequence ATGCATGACGAGAATTCATCTCCCAAGACCTACCGTGACGCGATGGCGCGCTACGCCGGCCATGTGCAGATCGTCACGACGGCGGCCGGGGGGATGATGCGCGGCGTCACGGCGACCGCCTGCACATCCGTGTCGGATGCGCCCCCGACGGTGCTTGCCTGCGTCAACCGCCACAATCCGCGCAACGGCCTGTTTGCGGAAGCCGGCAACTTCGCCATCAACACGCTCGGAACCCGCCATCGCGCCCTTGCCGATGCCTTTTCCGGCCTTGGAGGGCTTTCAACCGAACAGCGCTTTGCCGAAGCGACGTGGGATCTTTCAGGCAGCGGTGCGCCGGTGCTTGTCGGTGCGCTTGCCAGTTTCGACTGCCGGCTGATCGAGGCCAGGGAGGTGGCATCGCACTGGATCCTCATCGGGGAGGTTATCGGCGTGCGTCTTGGCGATGCCGATAAGCCGCTGATCTATTTCGATCGCGGCTACTGCTCGATGTAG
- the rpe gene encoding ribulose-phosphate 3-epimerase, translating to MQHRPDGRNSRNTAVKRPLRIAPSILSADFSRLGEEVKAVVDDGADWVHLDVMDGHFVPNITFGPPIISKLRRHTDAVFDCHLMIAPADPFLEDFAKAGCDRITVHEEAGPHLHRSLQTIRNLGKKSGVALNPATPVSMIEHVIDDVDLILIMTVNPGFGGQAFIPATLEKIRQANALIGDRPIELQVDGGIAPDTVGAVTEAGANVLVAGSAIFGKAEGGRYSAAIEALRAAEK from the coding sequence ATGCAACACCGCCCTGACGGGCGAAACTCAAGGAATACGGCAGTGAAACGTCCCCTGCGCATCGCGCCCTCCATTCTCTCGGCTGACTTCTCGCGCCTCGGCGAAGAGGTGAAGGCCGTTGTCGACGACGGCGCCGACTGGGTCCATCTCGATGTCATGGACGGCCATTTCGTGCCCAACATCACCTTCGGCCCGCCGATCATCAGCAAGCTGCGCCGGCATACCGATGCCGTGTTCGACTGCCACCTGATGATCGCGCCGGCCGATCCGTTCCTGGAAGACTTCGCCAAGGCTGGTTGCGACCGCATTACCGTGCATGAAGAGGCCGGCCCGCATCTGCACCGCTCGCTGCAGACGATCCGCAATCTCGGCAAGAAGTCCGGTGTGGCGCTCAATCCGGCAACCCCGGTCTCGATGATCGAACACGTCATCGACGATGTCGACCTCATCCTGATCATGACCGTGAACCCCGGTTTCGGCGGCCAGGCCTTCATTCCCGCAACACTGGAAAAGATCCGTCAGGCAAATGCCCTCATCGGCGATCGGCCGATCGAACTGCAGGTCGATGGCGGCATCGCCCCCGATACGGTCGGGGCGGTCACCGAGGCCGGCGCCAATGTACTTGTCGCGGGTTCCGCCATCTTCGGCAAGGCCGAGGGCGGCCGCTACTCGGCCGCGATCGAGGCTCTGAGGGCCGCCGAAAAATAG
- a CDS encoding DUF2259 domain-containing protein — MAGAPLFATLSLIAGLAAGTASAGDFATFVPIGFSDDGKVFAFEEYGVQDGSGFPYSNIFFIDTENDSFLDGTPYRVRLDDEAATVGGARAAAVGEAIGLIQQYSLLDHPGWLAAFNPVTEEDTGDTLDYRSHPNLSPVYQLSLEDFPLPARSACAAVTEDGRGYRLTFTPPEGESRVLHADDRIPASRGCPLGYRLGGVMTYLDAGSPVHVALVNVLTQGFEGPDGRWLALPFKP; from the coding sequence ATGGCCGGAGCGCCCCTGTTTGCCACCCTGTCCCTCATTGCCGGCCTTGCGGCCGGCACCGCGTCAGCCGGCGATTTCGCGACCTTCGTTCCGATCGGATTCTCCGACGACGGCAAGGTATTCGCCTTCGAGGAATACGGTGTTCAGGACGGGTCCGGCTTCCCCTATTCCAACATCTTCTTCATCGACACGGAGAATGATTCCTTCCTCGACGGCACGCCCTATCGGGTGCGTCTCGACGATGAGGCTGCGACGGTCGGAGGAGCGCGTGCCGCAGCCGTCGGCGAGGCCATCGGTCTCATCCAGCAGTATAGCCTGCTTGATCATCCCGGCTGGCTCGCCGCCTTCAATCCGGTGACGGAGGAGGATACCGGAGACACGCTGGACTACCGCAGCCACCCCAATCTTTCGCCGGTCTATCAGCTTTCGCTGGAGGACTTTCCGCTTCCGGCGCGATCGGCCTGCGCCGCAGTGACCGAGGATGGCCGCGGCTATCGCCTCACCTTCACCCCACCGGAGGGCGAAAGCCGCGTACTTCACGCGGACGACCGCATTCCCGCCAGTCGCGGCTGCCCGCTTGGCTACCGACTCGGCGGCGTGATGACCTATCTCGACGCCGGTTCGCCCGTCCATGTGGCGCTCGTCAATGTGCTGACGCAGGGCTTCGAAGGCCCGGATGGACGCTGGCTCGCCCTCCCCTTCAAGCCCTGA
- a CDS encoding ABC transporter substrate-binding protein, whose product MTFQRAATLAVILLAAPLPAEAANARIGVVAPASGEYAVLGQQILNGAELQAGPSNADITVVEETCEEGSGTDIGEALAEADVDVAIGFLCSETLTGALPVLKTAGIPAITLSVRSMPLMNDALANDWPLWRMAPNETEQTTAIVDFIMSEWADDPVALVDDGTIYYRELVNAVRNAIEQRGLKPVFVDTFRPAQEQQLSLVRRLAQAGARRVLIGGTRGDIAIIARDAADQDSALTILGGDALIAAETEVPLRDGVLAIGLPEYGEFPPAADLVARAEQAGIVAEGYFVPAASAVELGAQAVAAGNPASLSGKTFDTFMGPLTFAENHELTENPFMLLRWQNGQFVPMFDSERQAD is encoded by the coding sequence ATGACGTTTCAGCGCGCCGCCACCCTCGCCGTGATCTTGCTTGCAGCCCCGCTTCCGGCAGAGGCCGCCAATGCCAGAATCGGCGTCGTCGCCCCGGCATCGGGGGAATATGCCGTGCTCGGTCAGCAGATCCTGAACGGCGCCGAGTTGCAGGCAGGCCCGTCGAATGCTGATATCACCGTGGTCGAGGAAACCTGCGAGGAAGGAAGCGGCACCGACATCGGCGAAGCTCTTGCCGAAGCGGATGTCGACGTGGCCATCGGCTTCCTCTGCTCCGAAACGCTAACCGGTGCTCTTCCGGTGCTGAAAACCGCCGGCATTCCGGCGATCACGCTCTCGGTCCGCTCGATGCCGCTGATGAACGACGCGCTTGCCAATGACTGGCCGCTCTGGCGCATGGCCCCGAACGAAACCGAGCAGACCACGGCCATCGTCGACTTCATCATGTCGGAATGGGCGGACGATCCGGTTGCGCTCGTCGATGACGGTACGATCTATTACCGCGAGCTGGTCAATGCCGTACGCAACGCCATCGAACAGCGTGGGCTGAAACCCGTGTTCGTCGATACCTTCCGCCCGGCCCAGGAACAGCAATTATCGCTGGTGCGCCGCCTCGCCCAGGCGGGAGCCCGGCGCGTGCTCATCGGCGGCACGCGCGGCGACATTGCCATCATCGCCCGCGACGCGGCCGACCAGGATAGCGCGCTCACCATTCTTGGTGGGGATGCGCTGATCGCCGCCGAAACCGAAGTGCCGCTGAGGGACGGGGTTCTCGCGATCGGCCTGCCCGAATACGGCGAATTTCCCCCGGCCGCTGACCTGGTGGCGCGCGCCGAGCAGGCCGGCATTGTTGCCGAAGGCTATTTCGTTCCTGCAGCATCGGCCGTTGAACTTGGTGCACAGGCGGTGGCAGCAGGTAACCCGGCATCGCTTTCCGGTAAAACGTTTGACACTTTCATGGGTCCCCTCACCTTCGCGGAGAACCACGAACTTACCGAAAACCCGTTCATGCTGCTCCGCTGGCAGAACGGGCAGTTCGTACCGATGTTCGATTCGGAGCGCCAGGCGGACTGA
- a CDS encoding RBBP9/YdeN family alpha/beta hydrolase: protein MRASEADIIIVTGLKDSGPEHWQSRWEKKLSTARRVVQDDFAKPEREPWVNRIAETVNTAERPVVLVAHSLGVPTTILAISQFRKPIAGAFLVAPPEVDNPKIRPKHLMSFGPYPREPLPFPSIVIASRNDSFGSFEHAGDVANAWGSEFFDLGEAGHISPDTGFGPWPEGILMFGRFLARLK from the coding sequence ATGAGAGCATCCGAAGCAGATATCATCATCGTTACGGGCCTGAAGGATTCCGGGCCCGAACACTGGCAGAGCCGCTGGGAGAAGAAACTCTCCACCGCGCGCCGCGTCGTGCAGGATGACTTTGCCAAGCCCGAGCGCGAGCCCTGGGTAAACCGGATCGCCGAAACCGTGAATACTGCGGAGCGGCCGGTCGTGCTAGTCGCCCACTCGCTGGGCGTGCCGACGACCATTCTCGCCATTTCGCAGTTCCGCAAGCCGATCGCGGGGGCCTTCCTGGTGGCACCACCGGAGGTTGACAATCCGAAGATCCGGCCGAAACACCTGATGAGCTTCGGCCCCTACCCGCGCGAACCGCTTCCCTTCCCGAGCATCGTCATCGCCAGTCGCAATGACAGCTTCGGTTCGTTCGAGCATGCGGGCGATGTCGCCAATGCCTGGGGCTCGGAATTCTTCGATCTCGGCGAGGCCGGACATATCAGTCCAGACACCGGTTTCGGTCCCTGGCCCGAGGGCATCTTGATGTTCGGCCGCTTCCTCGCACGCCTGAAATAG
- a CDS encoding DEAD/DEAH box helicase, which translates to MTSFTELGLSPKVLSAVTEAGYSEPTPIQAGAIPFALERRDVCGIAQTGTGKTASFVLPMLTLLERGRARARMPRTLILEPTRELAAQVAENFDKYGKNHKLNVALLIGGVSFDEQDRKLERGADVLIATPGRLLDHTERGKLLMTGVEILVIDEADRMLDMGFIPDIERIAKLIPFTRQTLFFSATMPPEIQKLADRFLQNPARVEVAPPSSTAATVEQKLVASKGKDYDKRATLRSIIDKQDDLKNAIIFCNRKKSVAELLRSLQRHEYPCGALHGDMDQHSRTTILQNFRDGKLPLLVASDVAARGLDIPDVSHVFNYDVPIHAEDYVHRIGRTGRAGRSGKAYTIVTSKDTKFVDAIEKLIDRKIDWLEGSELSSLGQEEEAEKPARGRRGKPASGRQQASSKEESTEKPKEQPVRQNTARKAETAEPRTAANNGSSRKGNRPANDDRRRYRDRDDEPTPVGFGDDIPAFMLIGAKA; encoded by the coding sequence TTGACCTCATTTACAGAACTCGGGCTTAGCCCGAAAGTACTCTCGGCCGTCACCGAAGCTGGCTACAGTGAACCCACGCCGATCCAGGCTGGTGCCATTCCGTTTGCGCTTGAGCGCCGCGATGTTTGCGGTATCGCGCAGACCGGAACGGGCAAGACGGCATCCTTTGTCCTGCCGATGCTGACGCTTCTGGAGCGCGGGCGGGCCCGGGCGCGCATGCCGCGCACCCTCATTCTCGAACCGACGCGCGAACTCGCTGCGCAGGTCGCGGAAAACTTCGACAAGTACGGCAAGAATCACAAGCTGAACGTCGCGCTTCTGATCGGCGGCGTCTCGTTCGACGAGCAGGACCGCAAGCTCGAGCGCGGCGCCGATGTTCTGATCGCAACGCCGGGCCGCCTGCTCGACCACACAGAGCGCGGCAAGCTTCTGATGACCGGCGTCGAGATCCTCGTGATCGACGAAGCCGACCGCATGCTCGACATGGGCTTCATTCCCGACATCGAGCGCATCGCCAAGCTTATTCCCTTTACCCGTCAGACACTGTTCTTCTCGGCGACGATGCCGCCGGAAATCCAGAAGCTGGCCGACCGCTTCCTGCAGAACCCGGCCCGCGTCGAGGTTGCCCCGCCGTCTTCAACCGCGGCAACCGTCGAACAGAAGCTCGTCGCTTCCAAGGGCAAGGACTACGACAAGCGCGCGACCCTGCGGTCGATCATCGACAAGCAGGATGATCTCAAGAACGCGATCATCTTCTGCAACCGCAAGAAATCGGTCGCGGAACTGCTGCGCTCGCTGCAGCGTCATGAATATCCCTGCGGCGCGCTCCATGGCGACATGGACCAGCATTCGCGCACGACCATCCTGCAGAACTTCCGCGACGGCAAGCTGCCGCTTCTCGTCGCATCCGATGTCGCCGCCCGCGGCCTCGACATTCCCGACGTCAGCCACGTCTTCAACTACGATGTGCCGATCCACGCCGAGGACTATGTCCACCGCATCGGCCGTACCGGCCGCGCCGGGCGTTCCGGCAAGGCCTATACGATCGTCACCTCGAAAGACACCAAGTTTGTCGATGCGATCGAAAAGCTGATCGACCGGAAGATCGACTGGCTTGAAGGCAGCGAACTATCGTCGCTTGGCCAGGAAGAGGAAGCCGAAAAGCCCGCGCGCGGCCGCCGCGGCAAGCCGGCATCCGGCCGCCAGCAGGCGTCCAGCAAGGAAGAGTCGACCGAAAAGCCGAAGGAGCAACCGGTGAGGCAGAATACGGCAAGGAAGGCGGAAACGGCGGAACCCCGCACCGCCGCAAACAACGGGTCGTCACGCAAGGGCAACAGGCCCGCCAACGACGACCGCCGCCGCTATCGCGACCGCGACGACGAGCCGACGCCCGTCGGTTTCGGCGACGATATACCGGCTTTCATGCTGATCGGTGCCAAGGCCTGA
- the purB gene encoding adenylosuccinate lyase, translated as MIPRYSRPEMTAIWSPETKFRIWFEIEAHACNALAEIGVIPESAAKTIWEKGSAATFDVDRIDEIEAVTKHDVIAFLTHLAEIVGPDARFVHQGMTSSDVLDTCFNVQLVRASDLLLADLDKLLEALKRRAFEHKDTITIGRSHGIHAEPTTFGIKLAQAYAEFARCRDRLVAAREEIATCAISGAVGTFANIDPRVEEHVAEAMGLKPEPVSTQVIPRDRHAMYFATLGVIASSVERLSVEIRHLQRTEVLEAEEYFSPGQKGSSAMPHKRNPVLTENLTGLARMVRGYALPAMENVALWHERDISHSSVERMIGPDATVTLDFALARLTGVIDKLLVYPEHMMNNLNKFRGLVHSQRVLLALTQAGVSREDAYRLVQRNAMKVWEQGKDFQEELLADEEVRAALSEEIIREKFDLGYHTKHADTIFRRVFGEA; from the coding sequence ATGATACCGCGTTATTCCCGCCCCGAGATGACGGCCATCTGGTCGCCGGAAACCAAGTTCCGCATCTGGTTCGAGATCGAGGCCCACGCCTGCAACGCGCTCGCCGAAATCGGCGTCATTCCTGAAAGCGCAGCGAAGACCATTTGGGAAAAGGGAAGCGCAGCCACCTTCGATGTCGACCGCATCGATGAAATCGAGGCCGTCACCAAGCACGACGTCATCGCCTTCCTGACCCATCTTGCGGAAATCGTCGGCCCGGACGCCCGCTTCGTGCACCAGGGCATGACCTCTTCCGACGTGCTCGACACCTGCTTCAACGTGCAGCTCGTGCGGGCAAGCGACCTGCTGCTCGCCGACCTCGACAAGCTTCTCGAAGCTTTGAAACGCCGCGCCTTCGAGCACAAGGACACGATCACCATCGGCCGTTCGCATGGCATCCACGCCGAGCCGACCACCTTCGGCATCAAGCTGGCGCAGGCCTATGCCGAGTTTGCCCGCTGCCGTGACCGCCTTGTCGCCGCGCGCGAGGAAATCGCCACCTGCGCGATCTCGGGCGCCGTCGGCACCTTCGCCAATATCGATCCGCGCGTCGAAGAGCACGTCGCCGAAGCCATGGGCCTGAAACCGGAACCGGTTTCGACCCAAGTCATTCCGCGCGACCGGCATGCGATGTATTTCGCGACGCTTGGCGTGATCGCCTCCTCGGTCGAGCGTCTCTCGGTTGAGATCCGCCACCTGCAGCGCACCGAGGTGCTGGAAGCGGAGGAGTACTTCTCGCCGGGACAGAAGGGCTCGTCCGCCATGCCGCACAAGCGCAATCCGGTGCTGACCGAGAACCTGACCGGGCTTGCCCGCATGGTCCGTGGCTACGCCCTGCCGGCCATGGAAAACGTGGCACTCTGGCACGAACGCGACATCTCGCACTCTTCGGTCGAACGCATGATCGGCCCGGATGCGACGGTGACGCTCGATTTCGCGCTCGCACGGCTCACCGGCGTGATCGACAAGCTGCTCGTCTACCCCGAGCATATGATGAACAACCTCAACAAGTTCCGCGGCCTTGTTCATTCGCAGCGCGTACTTCTGGCGCTGACCCAGGCCGGCGTCTCGCGCGAGGATGCCTATCGCCTCGTCCAGCGCAACGCGATGAAGGTCTGGGAACAGGGCAAGGACTTCCAGGAAGAGCTTCTCGCCGACGAAGAGGTCCGCGCGGCGTTGTCCGAAGAAATCATCCGCGAGAAATTCGACCTTGGCTACCACACCAAGCACGCCGACACGATCTTCCGGCGCGTCTTCGGCGAAGCCTGA
- a CDS encoding DUF3971 domain-containing protein: MSGKRQKQPHIRGERTRFSRRERAAFHTFPSAQAHEPLLVHSRPHRSLSHLCVRALIFFALIAAIVFSLIFYVIESGSLDRFLAAKANEQIRAAMPEGYHARISAATLRLGPSLKLELNVSGVTVANPDDKQMAAIGTLAFAVDPVALARGQIAVNSVSADDIRFDSSALPSTGTFRLTEHRVDTLPVLVETIFQQTDFVRGILAAADTQSIELSDIAFPVGSASPGQTVAVDVRSLSLNLLPDGILRADGEVSLDGTVAGVSIEASGKDGRTESLQAEVGNIVLTPFLLRTNNDGEPALGVEGTTDVALQMTRAEEGGDPEVYAAFDLATGSFIADTIARPFTDARLNLSYDNDKHSIELTDSSIDFDGSQFPFTGGIIDLDRVDSDANDGYGLDFLVRGGRFKSREPGLPPLIFDAKATGEFRPAEPHLLLDNITVSSPQGMMAASFKAVFGEASPELSFGARIERMDTEAIKQLWPFWIARKPREWVSNNLHGGVVTNGDIAVFLPAGRLQGVGIPINLDNNELRIGFDIDDTRITLNDTFPDVNRSDAHVRIEGGAVSVDIADGSFSVGKGRTIKLENGDFTIADAYSRPVTGAVDVTLSGRVQDVLTFADAPPINALKGTDFTPDDFSGDGVVHVQASFPLEAGQSSVPENWHVAADVQNGAIAKPISGYAVSDLNGHIEVAPQQIVYKGKGGVDGIPIDIDWTQPLGKAAGGSTLVVAGALDDAQRDKLVPGLGNYVSGPMTMTLNGADNVNTISLDLTRTRLSLPWIGWSKPAGVAARLSFESTAKDGVTTLKNLNLSGEGLAATGEVTLDKGGLSAATLNGVQLGPGDDFNVALQRNGSGLDVAVTGRSFAAASLLDKLTKDGSTGGGTSGSGGENVNLHLDLARVGGEGDRYLANVVGDLSVVNGAVGNGAFTAVTATGQPLSIEVGPDNGATAVHVKTSGTGALLRFLGIYQKMSGGALTFDMIQTPQGWRGMLTLNDFDLINDEQLKRLLSTPTGKNGKSLNATVSNKINASSQHFQRAQAIVDLSDGVLRVSDAFVRGDQVGATFKGVVRDAAGNIDMTGTFMPAYGLNRIFAEIPLIGPILGNGQDKGLFGITFKLTGKTEKPELVINPLSAIAPGVFRRIFEFQ; the protein is encoded by the coding sequence TTGAGCGGGAAGCGGCAGAAACAGCCACATATTCGGGGCGAACGGACACGGTTCAGCAGGCGCGAGCGGGCGGCATTCCACACGTTTCCCTCTGCGCAGGCGCATGAACCGCTGCTCGTCCACAGCCGGCCTCACCGCTCGCTCTCCCATCTCTGCGTCCGGGCCCTGATTTTCTTTGCCCTGATCGCAGCGATCGTGTTCTCGCTGATATTCTATGTGATCGAGAGCGGCTCGCTCGACCGCTTTCTCGCCGCCAAGGCGAACGAACAGATCCGCGCCGCGATGCCGGAAGGCTATCATGCGCGCATCAGTGCGGCGACGCTGCGCCTCGGCCCCAGTCTGAAGCTCGAGCTAAACGTCAGCGGCGTCACGGTCGCGAACCCCGACGACAAGCAGATGGCGGCGATCGGCACATTGGCCTTCGCTGTCGATCCGGTGGCGCTCGCGCGCGGCCAGATCGCGGTCAATTCGGTCTCCGCCGATGACATACGCTTTGATTCGTCCGCACTGCCGTCTACCGGAACCTTCCGGCTGACCGAGCATCGCGTTGACACGCTTCCGGTGCTGGTCGAGACGATTTTCCAGCAGACCGATTTTGTCCGCGGCATTCTCGCCGCCGCCGATACGCAGTCCATCGAGCTGAGCGATATCGCCTTTCCGGTCGGTAGCGCATCGCCGGGCCAGACTGTTGCCGTGGATGTCCGTTCGCTCAGCCTGAACCTGCTGCCGGACGGGATCCTGCGCGCCGATGGCGAGGTCTCGCTGGATGGAACCGTCGCCGGCGTCTCGATCGAGGCCAGCGGAAAGGACGGGCGGACAGAAAGCCTGCAGGCGGAGGTCGGCAACATCGTGCTGACGCCCTTCCTGCTGCGCACCAACAATGACGGTGAACCGGCGCTCGGCGTCGAGGGCACGACCGATGTCGCCCTGCAGATGACCCGTGCGGAGGAGGGGGGCGATCCCGAGGTCTATGCCGCCTTCGATCTCGCCACGGGCAGTTTCATTGCCGATACCATTGCCCGGCCGTTCACCGATGCGCGGCTGAACCTTTCCTACGACAACGACAAGCATTCGATCGAGCTCACTGATTCGTCGATCGATTTCGATGGCAGCCAGTTTCCGTTTACCGGCGGCATCATCGACCTCGATCGTGTCGATTCGGATGCAAATGACGGCTACGGCCTTGATTTTCTGGTGCGCGGTGGCCGGTTCAAGTCCCGCGAGCCCGGCTTGCCGCCGCTGATCTTCGATGCCAAGGCAACCGGTGAGTTCCGCCCTGCCGAACCCCACCTCCTGCTCGACAACATCACGGTGTCCAGCCCGCAGGGGATGATGGCCGCATCGTTCAAGGCGGTGTTCGGCGAGGCCAGTCCGGAGCTGAGCTTCGGCGCCCGCATCGAGAGAATGGACACCGAGGCGATCAAGCAGCTCTGGCCGTTCTGGATTGCCCGCAAGCCGCGTGAATGGGTGAGCAACAATCTCCATGGCGGCGTCGTGACCAATGGCGATATCGCGGTGTTCCTGCCGGCCGGCCGGCTTCAGGGCGTCGGTATTCCGATCAATCTGGATAATAACGAACTGCGCATCGGCTTCGACATCGACGATACCCGGATCACCCTCAATGATACCTTTCCCGACGTCAACCGCTCCGACGCCCATGTGCGCATCGAAGGCGGCGCCGTGTCTGTCGATATCGCCGATGGCAGCTTCTCGGTCGGCAAGGGGCGCACGATCAAGCTGGAGAACGGCGATTTCACCATCGCGGATGCCTATAGCAGGCCGGTGACCGGCGCCGTCGACGTTACACTGTCCGGACGGGTGCAGGACGTTCTGACCTTTGCCGATGCGCCGCCGATCAACGCTCTCAAGGGCACCGACTTCACGCCTGACGATTTTTCCGGTGACGGGGTGGTGCATGTGCAGGCTTCGTTCCCGCTGGAGGCCGGGCAGTCGTCGGTGCCGGAAAACTGGCACGTGGCCGCCGATGTTCAAAACGGCGCGATCGCCAAGCCGATCAGCGGCTATGCGGTTAGCGACCTCAACGGCCACATCGAGGTCGCGCCGCAGCAGATCGTCTACAAGGGCAAGGGTGGCGTCGACGGCATTCCGATCGACATCGACTGGACCCAGCCGCTTGGAAAGGCAGCGGGGGGCAGCACGCTTGTCGTCGCCGGCGCGCTGGATGATGCCCAGCGCGACAAGCTGGTCCCGGGGCTTGGCAATTATGTCTCCGGCCCGATGACAATGACCCTGAACGGTGCCGACAACGTCAACACGATCTCGCTGGACCTGACCCGGACGCGCCTGTCTCTGCCCTGGATCGGTTGGTCGAAACCGGCTGGCGTCGCCGCCAGGCTGAGCTTCGAAAGCACAGCAAAGGACGGTGTTACGACTCTGAAAAACCTCAATCTTTCAGGGGAGGGACTTGCGGCGACCGGCGAAGTCACCCTGGACAAGGGCGGCCTCAGCGCCGCAACGCTCAACGGTGTTCAGCTCGGCCCCGGCGACGACTTCAACGTCGCGCTGCAGCGGAACGGCTCCGGTCTCGATGTCGCCGTGACCGGTCGCTCCTTTGCGGCGGCAAGCCTCCTCGACAAGCTCACCAAGGACGGCAGCACCGGTGGCGGCACGAGCGGCAGCGGCGGCGAGAACGTCAACCTGCACCTCGATCTAGCGCGTGTTGGCGGTGAGGGCGACCGCTATCTCGCGAATGTGGTCGGCGACCTTTCTGTGGTGAACGGGGCGGTCGGCAATGGCGCTTTCACGGCCGTGACGGCCACCGGCCAGCCGCTTTCCATCGAGGTCGGGCCCGATAACGGCGCGACCGCGGTTCATGTCAAGACCTCCGGTACCGGCGCGCTGTTGCGGTTCCTCGGCATCTACCAGAAGATGTCGGGCGGGGCGCTGACCTTCGACATGATCCAGACGCCACAGGGCTGGCGCGGCATGCTGACGCTTAACGATTTCGACCTCATCAACGACGAGCAGCTGAAGCGCCTTCTGTCCACACCGACGGGCAAGAACGGCAAGAGCCTCAATGCCACCGTCAGCAACAAGATCAATGCTTCGAGCCAGCATTTCCAGCGCGCCCAGGCGATCGTCGATCTTTCCGACGGCGTGCTGCGGGTGTCCGATGCCTTCGTGCGCGGCGACCAGGTGGGCGCCACGTTCAAGGGCGTGGTGCGCGACGCGGCCGGCAATATCGACATGACCGGCACCTTCATGCCGGCCTACGGCCTGAACCGGATCTTCGCCGAAATCCCGCTGATCGGGCCCATCCTCGGCAATGGCCAGGACAAGGGCCTGTTCGGCATCACCTTCAAGCTGACGGGCAAGACGGAGAAGCCGGAACTGGTCATCAACCCGCTCTCGGCGATCGCACCGGGGGTTTTCCGGCGTATCTTCGAGTTCCAGTAG